In the Candidatus Cloacimonas sp. genome, TCAGTTCTACTGTATGTTCATCAGGAACGACATTGGAAAGCTGAATTTGAAAAGCTTCAGCAGTTCCCGTTGTGCCATTGGCTATTTCAGCAATGCTGAGATTATTATTCAGGATAGTAATATATGGATCATCGGAAGATATATTAACAGTGATTCCGGAGGCAATATCACTACCGATATTGGAAATGTTAACATTTAAAAGAACGGTTTCACCCGTTGTAAAAACATTATCATTATTATCGCTGAAATTGGTTGCTTCTACCATTAAATAAGGTCCGGTGCTGGGCAGAACCTGAATGATTTGGATGTAGGTTTGATAATCAAAAGCGGAAATAGTTAAAGTTAAATCCATCGGTTGATCGGGAATAACATCCAAGTTTATAACACAATTACCGGTTGCATCGGCAGTTCCCTTTCCAAAAACTACTCCGTTGGCTGTTAAAGTAATCCGGGCAAAAGGAACGGTTTGAACATTAAAAACAGTCATCCCTAATAAGATAACCGGATCGCAAGTAGCAGTTATTACTTGAGGATTTTTAGTGCGAACCATTAAAGAGGCATCTCCGAAAATAGTCCAGGTTCTGGCATCGGCAAGACCCTGGCTGCTATAGACCTCCAGCATTTTATGGGCACCGTTAAAAAGCAAACTGCCTACCCGATGTTTCATATTTCCAACCAAAAGATCTGTTACTTCATCCTGAGCGCGCATTGGAGGAGCCCAACTCTGATTTATGGTAGAACCCCAAAAGGCAATTGCACCCGCAGGAGCATTAGTAGTTTCATTTACAGAGCGCATCCATGCTTCGGCAAAGCAGGTTTGGCTAACAAAATTACCGTTCACACAGGCAACAGAAACAATCAAAGGCAGCATATAATCGTTAGTTAGAGCATTCGCATTGCTATTGTTGAAATTTGTGGTTACCCAATATGTATCAGCACCGTGACCACAATAATTGATAAATCCTTTACCGGAATTCACAGAACTGGTCACTTGGGCAGCCGAGGCACCAGGATCGTAAATTTGGTCAACCAAAGTGTATCCATAATTAAGCAGGTCTGTGCGAATATTATTCATATGCACAATATCACTTTCACTCATATCCCCTTGTCCGCTTCCACCTTCAGCAGAGGCAATTCCGATTGCTTTTGCCAACCAGTCAGCTCCAGCAGTTATATCTCTTTCATAATATATGCTGCGGGCAATTTGAGTTTCCAATTCAGCTACTGTCTGAGCAGAAAAACGACCGACAAAGATATCGTAGTAGTTATCATTTCCTGCCAAAAGTGCATAAGAAGGATCACTTCCACCACCGGAATAAGTAAGAGTTGGAACTTGAGGTGCATCACCGATAAGTTGCACAAACATTAAGCCATTATTCAGATCATACTGATTTTGAATGTAGGTTTTGATATTGGCAGCAGTAGAACCTGCTTCCGTAACATCCACAACATCTACAGTAAAACCAAGCTGTCTTTTCCAGGTAACCCAGGGTTGAAGAGCAGCATCAAACATACTGTTTTTTATTACCAGGATTCTGCCTTCTTCATTCAGAGAAGGATATTTGGCAGAGCCGAAGTTGATAAACATATCCAGGTAAATACTTTCAAAATAGCTGCTGTAAGAAGATTTCGGGGTTAAAAGAGCATTATTGAAATCAGTGCCCTGTGCCTGCACAGAGAGATTAATCTTTGTGTAGATGCGCAAAGTTCTGGTAGCAGGATAATATACAAAAGGTTGCAACCGAACAGTTATGCCGCGATAATCACGCAAAATAAAGGGTTCAGTTAAGTAAGCAATTTCCGCAGGGTAACTTTCTCCGCTTTGATAGAAATCTGCAAAAGTATAGGGAATGGTGGCAGGATCAATATCACGGGTTAAGTTTCCTTTGGAAGGAGCCACCGGCATAACTAAATCTACAAATTCACTTTTGGTAATATTAAGATGCATAGCTGCGGTGGAAGGAATAATTAAGCTCCTGGCTAAAACAGGAACTTGAGGTAATCCTTTTTCTAAGGTTATCCCTTCTTTTTTAAGATTCAAATTATACCACTGCTCTCCATTTATAGTAACGGGTTCGCGATAAAAACTACCCAGAGTAAATTCCAGTTCCATATTGGCAGGATTGCTGTTAACTAAGCGAATATCATCAGGATATTGGCTAACGACAATTTGTTCGGCTGATAGAGCTATAAAACTCAACAGCAATACTATAAAGAATAAGGTCTTTTTCATAGTTTCCTTCTTTTATTTACTGAATAAAGGTAAAAATAAGCAATCATTTTTAAAACTCTCTTTTCTGTATCAGCAGGCATCCCTAAAAAGAGGATGCCTGCCATAACCTCTATTTATTTCATTAGCATCATTTTTTGAGTAGCAGAATATTTACTGCTTTGCATCCTGTAAAAATAGATGCCGCTGGAAACACTTTTACCCTGTTCGTCTTTGCCATTCCAGATAACAGTGTAATTTCCCGCTTTCTTATTTTCATTCACCAGGTTGCGAATTAACTGACCCTTGATGTTATAAATCTGAATTTTAACAGGTCCGTTATTACTTAAAGAATAGCGGATAGTTGTTTCAGGATTGAAAGGATTAGGATAGTTCTTTTGCAGAGCCGTTACCAGAGGGATCTCAGTATTATCTTCATTAGCAACAGGGTTTAGATTCACAGGAATTAGAACAGTGGAATGCAGTGGATCGTTTGTTGTAATTTGCAGATTGGTATGAATTTCCGTTACAGTAGTTCCGGCAGCGTAAGTTAAAGTGAAGGTTGCTGTTTGCCCGGCTTCAATCTGATAGGCAAAGTTAGCGGGCAAAGCACTACCGTTCTGGCTTAGTTCGAATTCCCCGGGAGTAGTAATAAATCCCTGCATAGCAATGTTACCCAAATTGCGCAAAGCAAAATTGGCAGTTACAACAGCTTCAGGAAGAACATTGTTAAAGACAATTTCTGAGGTGGAAGTATAGAATAGAGCCGTTTCCAAAATTCCCATTCCGGGGAAACGAATATCATCCAGCCAGGCACAATCATTACCTGATGCTTGAGATATATCCTTGGAATAGGTCCATTTGTAGGTATGATTGCCGGCAGCTACAGGATAAATTACTTCCGACCAACCGATTTCACCGCTCCAGGAATCCGTTTCAGTATTATCTATATAGAATTTTAGAAAATCATAATTTGCTTCACTGCTAACTCTACGCCAGAAGGAAATGTTTCCCTCGGCAGCTGCATCCATAGATATTTGTAAAGTAGTAGTATTATTATTAGATGTAGTTCCGGATTTTACTGCATAATTACCAAAATGCACATTAGTGGAGCCATTCACAATAATCCAGGGATTGGTGCTGTTATTTATCCACGGTAGAGCCGTAAAAGTTCCGCTTTCAAAACTCTCACCTACAATTCCTACAGGGATCATAATATTATGATTCAACAGCTGAATTCCAGCATCCATAGCAAAACCGATAGGTATAACTATATCTTCCGGGCAATCCTGATTGATAGCCAAATGCAGGACAATTGGTATTCCATTTCCTGCGGTAAGTGGAGGGATGATAAAACTATAATAATCCAAAGTGGCATAAGGGCTATTGAGAATAACCGTTAAAGTGCCTCCATCCACATTCATATGCCCGGTATTGGAAATAGATAGAGAAACAGTAACCGTTTCACCCGGTTCATAAACTCCATCGCTATCGCTATCAAACAAAGTGTGATTTCCGAAAACGACATTGGGAGCATTGATTGTTAAATTGCGTTGAGTTTCCCAACTATCTTCACCATTGCTAACAGTAATCACAAAATTGGCAAGATGCTGATCCGGAACATTGGGCAAAATACTGATATTAAATGCATTTGCTTGATTGATACTGCTTCCGGAAGTAATTTCGGGAAGGGAAACAACAGCATTATTTAAAGTGATATAGGGGCTGTCACAGGTTAAAGTGGCAGTTAAATTAGCGGCGGTTTCAATGCCTACATTATTGAAAAGCAAAGAGATATTTATGTTATCACCGGCTTCAGCGATATTATTATTTCCATCGTTTAATTCCAAAGTGCCGGCAGTAACATAGGGTCCCTCATTGGGGATAACTTCAATATTGGCAATTAAGGGCTTACGCAAAGAACGGGTTATTACAAGTTTTGCTATTCCGGGTTCAGTAAAAGGAGTATAATTCAAAGTTAAATTACCGCTGGCATCAGCTAAACCAACTCCATGCAATTCATTATTCATTGAAAGAGCTACATAGCTGTAAGGATCGGTTTGAATATCCATACTGCTAAAACCTAAAAACATTTGTGCGGGAGGAGTGTAAGCATTTTGAGCCGGAATTCCCAGATAGGGAACTAAAGAAGGATCACCCATAATGGAATAAATTTCCCAGTAATAATTGATCCGGGAGCTATTGGCTTGAACAACTGCCATATTTCCCATAAAAACCATACTGCCTGCATTTCCAGCCCAATCGGCAAAGGGTTCATTATGGTCATGAAAGAGAGCATCGTAAGCGCCTGTATGACCTGCTACAAAAGGAGAACCAGTTCCTACTATCGGGGGTTTATAACCAACTCCCCAATAATAATCCTCATCCCAATAAGTGCTGTTGGTTCCGCCAATATAAATGACAGCACCTTTATTTGTAGCCCGTAGCCAAGCTTCCGCGAAGCATATTGAATCGTCAAATTTACTGGTTAAGCAGCAATTTCCCACTACAAAACTATATTTATTGGTATTTTGCAAAGAGTTTACATTGCTAATCGTGATATTGGGGTCATACCAGTAAGTTACATCTCCATGAGCGGTATAATTAGCATAGCCAACGCCATTGGACAGGTTTTGAACGATAGCCGATTCGGAACTTCCGGATGAAGGATAAAGATAGGTGTGGCTTGTAATATTATGAGCAGTATTAAAATAATTATTTGTTCCATAATTTATCTGTCCATTTGCATGGGTGGTACTGTAATAGCTATCCACACCCGCAATCATAACTACTTCACTTAAATAAGCATCGCTGGGCATAGTGTATTGTTCATGCATCAGGGTTTTATTAACCTGATTGGTAACTTCAGCTACAGAAGTAGCGGAAAATCTGCCGAAATACAGTTCCGGCATATAATCAGTTCCCTGTAAACGCACATAATTAAGATCGGTAGGATGAGAACCTGTGCTTCCACTATTGGAAGGAACCTGGGCAACATCACCTACAATTAGAAGATAGGAAGGAGCAGGATTTTCCGTTGTAGCGGCATTCCATAAATTCTGCATATAGGTTTTTATGTTGCTGGCAGTATTTCCTGTTACAGATGTAGGAGCTACAATCACATTATAGCCCTCTTGTTTTTTCCAGTCAATAAAAGGTTGCATCGGAGCTATAAAATTATCCGGTAAAATAATTACATAGCCAATAGGATAACGCAGTAAAGATGAACGCGGTTCATCGTAATTAATAATTGTTTGGGTAAATACACTTGTAAAAGCAGAAGAATATGTTTTTGCCTGTAATTCTCTCGTAGCTGAATAATCCGCACCGCTGAAAGTAACTTTCACTTCCGCATTGTAAATAACCTCTATCTGTTGGAGAGCGGGATTGTATTTTACAGGTACAAAATCAACCGCAAAAATTCTGGTACCTCTCATCATTCCGATTTCTGTCACCTTTATAGAAGGATAATCGGTCCAGGTATTATTATTATAGAAATCCCTGTTCACTTCAAAAGGTAATTGAGTAATATCCGCCGATTTGGAAACGGATTCCTGACGCGGCATCAAAGGATAAACAATCCCCTGATTTGTTAAATTGATAATTTTGGAACTGCTGCTGATAAAACCGGCAGAAACAGTTGCCCCTAAAGGAACATTTATCAGTTGTCGCATTAAAGGCAGAGCAGGTAAACCGGTAATATTTGTAGTCGTAAAATTTACCGCATTGAGTTCCGTAAATATGCCTTCTTTGGTGTTGATTTCTTTAAATTGAAATTCATCCACAGCATACCGAATAGAAAGCCCGGTGTCACTTTTTTCCAGCAATTGAACTTTTGCCGGGTTGTCCTGTAATTTGATGGTTCCACTTGCAGCCATTAATAATGCTGAAGTAAATACCAGTAAGAGTATGAAAGAAATCTTCTTCATTACTTCTCCCTCTATTTTATTCTCATTGTTCTTTCTTTTTACTTTCTCAATTATAATATATGCAAATTTGAAGCCGAAAGAAGGAAAAAAATTAAGCTGCTACATCTTGACCAGGCATTTATTTTTTTGTTGTTGAATGAAAGTTGTTCTTGCAGTTCAGCTTACAACCAAGCTATTGCGTTTTTGTTACCGGGCTTTAACCTGCAATGCATTTTCTTTATTACTGAAGATATAATGATAGGGTAACCCGCATAACATTCCCGTATCACGATACGGGAACGATACCGGAACGATATGGGAAGGATATGAGGAGTGGTAAAGACCTCCGCTTTTTTTTCTCTCACAGATTACACGGATAACACAGATTTTTGAAACAAGGATTTTAGGATTGAAGGATTAAGAGGATTTAATAGGTCTGGGATGAACAGGATTGAAGTGATTTTAAGAGATTTAATAGGTCTTGGATAACTTATGTAGCCAGCGAACGCAGTTCTTTGTACCGGCGGACGCCGTTCCGCCGTTTTTATTCGGCGCTACAGCGAGCGCCGGTACAAAAAAGCCCCTCGTAAAAGGTAAGCTCTGAGTTATTTTTCTTGTTACTTTCCCGGTTTCCAAAAGCCCTTCGCCCTCCGCTCTCAGCCCTAAGCTTTCTGCTTTCTTTGAATAGGGCAGGAAGCAAATTCCTTTACAAAAAAACCTTCTTTTATTTTTGGTTTTATATTGCAGAACATTCAAGGAGATATAAATGCCCAAACTGATTACTAAAATTGACCCGATAATAGCCAAAAAAAATGCAAGGCGCTGCAAGGATAGAGGAATAATTCTTCCTACGCTCCGTCAGCAAATGTTTCCGGATACAATTCCGGAAGAGATAAAGGAAAAGCTAAAGCCAATCGGGCTTTGGGATATCAATCCCCTTAATTTATTTCGCATCACCTGGAAAAATGATGTAAAAACCGGGCTTTTCGGCAAACCCAATTACCTGGAAATACCTTCCGAGCTTTCTGGAGTAAAAGCCAGAATTATTGGTTTAGTCGGTAAATATTTTCCTACAGGAGCTCATAAAGTTGGAGCAGCTTATGGCTGTCTGATTCCGCGTTTGGTTTCCGGCACCTTTGATCCTGAAATTCATAAAGCCGTGTGGCCCTCAACGGGAAATTATTGTAGAGGTGGTGCTTTTGACTGTGCCCTTTTAGCATGTCCGGCAGTGGCTATTTTACCTGAAGAAATGAGCAAAGAACGATTTGACTGGTTGCGGGATATTGGAGCCGAAGTTTTTGCTACTCCAGGTTGTGAATCCAATGTGAAAGAAATATACGATAAATGTGCAGAACTGCGTTCCGATCCAAGTTATGTGATTTTGAACCAGTTTGATGAATTTGGCAATTCTTTCTGGCATTATCATCTTACCGGTAATGCTATTTATGAGGTGTTTGAACAAGTGAAAAAACCCGGCAATTGTTTAAGCGGGTATGTTAGTGCCACAGGAAGTGCAGGAACCATAGCTGCCGGGGACTTTTTGAAAAAACACTATCCGCTGCTGAAAATAAATGCTTCTGAAGCTTGGGAATGTCCTACTTTGTTAATGAACGGTTTTGGTGGTCATCGGATTGAGGGTATTGGCGATAAACATATTCCCTGGGTTCATAATGTGCGTAATACAGATATTGTAAGCGCAATCAGAGATGAAGATTGTATGAGGTTA is a window encoding:
- a CDS encoding pyridoxal-phosphate dependent enzyme, with amino-acid sequence MPKLITKIDPIIAKKNARRCKDRGIILPTLRQQMFPDTIPEEIKEKLKPIGLWDINPLNLFRITWKNDVKTGLFGKPNYLEIPSELSGVKARIIGLVGKYFPTGAHKVGAAYGCLIPRLVSGTFDPEIHKAVWPSTGNYCRGGAFDCALLACPAVAILPEEMSKERFDWLRDIGAEVFATPGCESNVKEIYDKCAELRSDPSYVILNQFDEFGNSFWHYHLTGNAIYEVFEQVKKPGNCLSGYVSATGSAGTIAAGDFLKKHYPLLKINASEAWECPTLLMNGFGGHRIEGIGDKHIPWVHNVRNTDIVSAIRDEDCMRLLRLFNEAEGINYLKKEGIVPQVADKLSLLGISSICNLLAAIKMAKYFEYTEDDVIITIFTDSAEMYQSRLQEQKALKGNYTEMQAAIDRESVLNAQSYDNLLELSYRDKKRIHNLKYYTWVEQQGKTYQEIMQQWEPEYWRETFETNLDELDKAIEEFNSLA
- a CDS encoding C25 family cysteine peptidase; amino-acid sequence: MKKTLFFIVLLLSFIALSAEQIVVSQYPDDIRLVNSNPANMELEFTLGSFYREPVTINGEQWYNLNLKKEGITLEKGLPQVPVLARSLIIPSTAAMHLNITKSEFVDLVMPVAPSKGNLTRDIDPATIPYTFADFYQSGESYPAEIAYLTEPFILRDYRGITVRLQPFVYYPATRTLRIYTKINLSVQAQGTDFNNALLTPKSSYSSYFESIYLDMFINFGSAKYPSLNEEGRILVIKNSMFDAALQPWVTWKRQLGFTVDVVDVTEAGSTAANIKTYIQNQYDLNNGLMFVQLIGDAPQVPTLTYSGGGSDPSYALLAGNDNYYDIFVGRFSAQTVAELETQIARSIYYERDITAGADWLAKAIGIASAEGGSGQGDMSESDIVHMNNIRTDLLNYGYTLVDQIYDPGASAAQVTSSVNSGKGFINYCGHGADTYWVTTNFNNSNANALTNDYMLPLIVSVACVNGNFVSQTCFAEAWMRSVNETTNAPAGAIAFWGSTINQSWAPPMRAQDEVTDLLVGNMKHRVGSLLFNGAHKMLEVYSSQGLADARTWTIFGDASLMVRTKNPQVITATCDPVILLGMTVFNVQTVPFARITLTANGVVFGKGTADATGNCVINLDVIPDQPMDLTLTISAFDYQTYIQIIQVLPSTGPYLMVEATNFSDNNDNVFTTGETVLLNVNISNIGSDIASGITVNISSDDPYITILNNNLSIAEIANGTTGTAEAFQIQLSNVVPDEHTVELNITITTSDAETFTDDCSFIAYAPNITWGPLQINDSTGNDNGRIDAGENVTITFNVTNSGHCDAANISTTLIVNGVYHLLSPVISTIENLPVNQTGQMIYNITFSSQIPMGTSVQLTAMTMFGEYLSVHTYTIVVGIVMENFDFGFSSFPWQFQGGNWTISQDSFNGSMAAKSPAITNNSSTSISITYQCPQAGEISFWKKVSSEPSSDFLKFYINGEMKFQWSGTDDFWSQVTYPVTVGTNVFKWEYVKDTGMSQGSDCAWLDDIIFPSTGEQIGNPVFVTDSEFVNFGEVVVNNIVSLPVTICNCGTASMLGTITIDAPFFIGEITLPTCYLEYTIPANGSFTFNVNFQPLENIEYSGTLTINSDDPNALVNTIPVYGTGQPVANEDPVITAITSLKGCYPNPFNPETTIRFSVKDKTPVELNIYNILGQKVRTLINKPLEAGEHTVVWNGTDNRDHSVASGIYFYRMKAGNYTETKKMILKK
- a CDS encoding C25 family cysteine peptidase, which gives rise to MKKISFILLLVFTSALLMAASGTIKLQDNPAKVQLLEKSDTGLSIRYAVDEFQFKEINTKEGIFTELNAVNFTTTNITGLPALPLMRQLINVPLGATVSAGFISSSSKIINLTNQGIVYPLMPRQESVSKSADITQLPFEVNRDFYNNNTWTDYPSIKVTEIGMMRGTRIFAVDFVPVKYNPALQQIEVIYNAEVKVTFSGADYSATRELQAKTYSSAFTSVFTQTIINYDEPRSSLLRYPIGYVIILPDNFIAPMQPFIDWKKQEGYNVIVAPTSVTGNTASNIKTYMQNLWNAATTENPAPSYLLIVGDVAQVPSNSGSTGSHPTDLNYVRLQGTDYMPELYFGRFSATSVAEVTNQVNKTLMHEQYTMPSDAYLSEVVMIAGVDSYYSTTHANGQINYGTNNYFNTAHNITSHTYLYPSSGSSESAIVQNLSNGVGYANYTAHGDVTYWYDPNITISNVNSLQNTNKYSFVVGNCCLTSKFDDSICFAEAWLRATNKGAVIYIGGTNSTYWDEDYYWGVGYKPPIVGTGSPFVAGHTGAYDALFHDHNEPFADWAGNAGSMVFMGNMAVVQANSSRINYYWEIYSIMGDPSLVPYLGIPAQNAYTPPAQMFLGFSSMDIQTDPYSYVALSMNNELHGVGLADASGNLTLNYTPFTEPGIAKLVITRSLRKPLIANIEVIPNEGPYVTAGTLELNDGNNNIAEAGDNINISLLFNNVGIETAANLTATLTCDSPYITLNNAVVSLPEITSGSSINQANAFNISILPNVPDQHLANFVITVSNGEDSWETQRNLTINAPNVVFGNHTLFDSDSDGVYEPGETVTVSLSISNTGHMNVDGGTLTVILNSPYATLDYYSFIIPPLTAGNGIPIVLHLAINQDCPEDIVIPIGFAMDAGIQLLNHNIMIPVGIVGESFESGTFTALPWINNSTNPWIIVNGSTNVHFGNYAVKSGTTSNNNTTTLQISMDAAAEGNISFWRRVSSEANYDFLKFYIDNTETDSWSGEIGWSEVIYPVAAGNHTYKWTYSKDISQASGNDCAWLDDIRFPGMGILETALFYTSTSEIVFNNVLPEAVVTANFALRNLGNIAMQGFITTPGEFELSQNGSALPANFAYQIEAGQTATFTLTYAAGTTVTEIHTNLQITTNDPLHSTVLIPVNLNPVANEDNTEIPLVTALQKNYPNPFNPETTIRYSLSNNGPVKIQIYNIKGQLIRNLVNENKKAGNYTVIWNGKDEQGKSVSSGIYFYRMQSSKYSATQKMMLMK